The region ACACGTCCATTATTTAGAGATAGTTAAGTCGAAACGACGGTGCAGGAACTGTGACTGACTGACCGACCGCGCACCAGTTCATCAATTAACATCTCACCACTGGCAGTCAGGCAAAATATGtcagaaacaacaaaaacatatgtaTAAACGCTGCACTCAGGCAACCAGGGTAATAGGAGACTGTAGTCTCGTTTTAACCCTCCGTGATATCACGGGAtctgaccacttacggggactatatacacaacataacttcacacgaataaatggtgtactgttttgttttcggctgcaatcaccgacgcaatcgcaaaaagttttttttttcagttctggTGAACAAAACaatccgcaacacatgtccactttcccactgcatcgtcacttttgctttgcattttcactttgtttgcatgtaatttaccCAAAACTCATTTGAAAATGCCGTGGTTtgtaccccggaagtagagaaattacatcatatgcgtacCGTCTGGCCCCAAACAAGCCTGCGCTGCCCTATACTGGTGAAAGGCTTGTTGTGCCTTGGCAAAAAAATGCACTCTACTGAGTATCCAACTAATTTTGCAATGCTAAACTATAGCTGGGTTTGTCCCTTTAACCTGTTATGAACAACAACCCCCCCAATTTCATTCTAtcataccaccccccccccccgccattcTTGAACAtgcactcgatcttgctcctgacTTTCATTCCACTTCTCTCCGGGGCAtagctccacctctccagactcacTTCCACCTGGGCCAAATGTGTTTCACCATAAGCACAGACAGATGAGTTACTAACAGTATTACacatgctgaaaaagtgctgtatttgtgattttttttttttgctgaaactcaAGATTAATGTAACACCAAGATTCTATTTGTGGCACTATGAGAAATCACACAAGTGTCACGTGATACTGCTGACTGTATTGGTGTCACCGTCTGGCATCTCTATTTGCTCTGAATTTAGCAGAAGCTGCATGACatcttttttttcagttttgactCTTGACTAGTTTGGTGTGACTCATATTTCGGGGAATCCAGAACAGTGTCAGCAGAGAGCGAAGAAGAACTTCCACCACTCTGGCACTACAAAAAGTGGATGAAAAAAGATAATTGGTAGCAGCGGTGACGCTCTCACAAAGTCCGTCTGCTTCACATGGAAAACACCTACGCCTAAACAGCCAACGTTAATTCGGACTTTGTGCTTCTTCCTGTCAAAGTAATGGCAGAACTAATAAGATGCCACTTCTGGCTGGTGGGAAAAGTGTTCGGCTCTGGAACTATCTGTACCCCTCCTCCCGCCGCTGTATCACCAGGAGGAAGTAGGAAAAGTGGGAAGGAGGGAGAAGAAAAAGAGGAGGAGGGGAAGCTAATCCTGAGAGCGCTCCAGTTTGCATTCCAGCAGTCCCAGGGCAACACAGGACGAGAGGCCCAAGAATCTCCCCACATTCAATCCCAACTATCCTCCAAAGCCCAGACACAGAACACTGGCAAAGTCAGACAATACCGTACGGCAGCAGTTAGGCCAAAAATCTATCtgccataatgtccagcagctgTTTTTAATTGCTGCCACATTTCTTGTCATTTGGAGAAATTTTTCAGCACTTTGTGTAGATATCTGCCGAACAAAATGATGAACCTCGACAGTGCTTCACGTGGTTGACttggttttatttatatttgttttctgttttcactgGTTCTCATCTTATTTCTCCCAATGAAGGATTAAAACTAAGAGACTTTAATGGAAACTATGACTAACATTCTAGTCATGGTAGTTATTGAAAGAAAAAGTAGAGAGCAGATTATGAACACTGTCAAAACTTCAAAAGTTCTTGAACTGGAAGACAGTAGCCAGATAATCTACTTTAACTTGTCAAACTGTCTCTCAATGAGTTTGCAGGTTTTATCAGTTGCATAAATCATCATCGTCGTCAGATCTGTTTAACTGTAGATTAACAACAAGCATGAAATATACACGGTTATCATACGAGCGGTGACAATTTTATAAAATCCCTTCCTGCTGCAGAATAAACTTCCAAAATCATATTTTGTTCCAGTCATTAGGAGGGTAATGTTGTACAAATAGTCATTGTTAACTTAAGTACCTGGTAGCAAACTACCCAGCTAGCTAGCCTAGACAGGTTGCTACAGTAGGTTAGCAACCTAACTTGGCTAGTTAGGTTGTAGCTGTTCAGAAACAAGCTTGTGTTCTAATTTGCCAGAAAATAATGTACATATTCTGTGAATCTTTTAATGTCTAGCTACTTCTACGTTTTACTGAATACTTTACCCTTGTGCAAAGTTGCTACTTTACGTATCTGTGTACAGCAGCTTCATACCATGACTTCAAAATCCGAAATATGATCTACAAATAAAACCGTCTTGTATTGATGTTACAAATTTTTGATGCAACACTACAGACAGTTTAGAAAATGTTTTTCAGCGGGTGTATAAACTCTTCCAAAAACATATTTTCAGTCATTTGAAAGACAGTAATATTCTAGAGTCATTGTTAAGTATCTGCGTAGCTAATTCTCAGCTACCTTCCCAGCTAACTCACCTAGCCAGGTCAGTACAATAGCTTAACAAACCAACTAGCATTGCCAATTGGCTTATAGCTGGCTCAATGATGATAAGATTTGTGACTTAACCTGCAAACATATAATCGTTCTGCTAATATGTTTTCATTTATTCTCAGCGTGCTTTCACTAAGTGGAATTTTCCCGGTGAAGActtgtgttcctcagggatgtattCAGGCTCATGTACCATTCAATGCTTGCACAGACAGGGTGTTGGATAGGGTTATAGAAACCAGTGGTATAGATTGTTTCAGTAATTGCAGCACTTAAGAAGCCAAGCGAGTAATTGGAGTGTTTGGAtttgtgactgtcctggatcCAGGCATTCAatgcgttccaggactcagctGTCACACGTGTATCTACATGTGGTGAAACTGCTGCTCTTGTAAAGGTGttgacttatcttggcagtgacattcatatctctgggaTGCCAGGGAAAAGCTGATAGATTCATGATGTTGCTCAACAGAGGtattttggtgatgctgatatctaggAGAACAAAGGTGTAAGTCTTTCAGGTCCTGGTGTTTTCTgttactgtatggttatgagacttggacactaaccagtgacctaagccaacaactggatgtctctggtactaggtctctttggaggatccttgggaacTGCTGGGATGACGTTGGTTGGGATAGGTTTTCTGCCTGGgcagttaccatccaggacccaaagcgattctgtggtgtcatggatgcgcgACATGCAATACCAGTGCATGCACCCATATCTGACTTGCTTCCAATGTACCTTTTACTGAATATGTTAAGCTGTGGCTTTAGATATAAGCAATAGGGAACCGCAGTCTCgtctgaaccctgtgtgatattgtgggctttgaccacttctggggacagcctgcataaatacagcatgacttctaatggaaaaatggtgtactgttttgcttttggctgcaatcaccgaagcagtcgcaaaaagtgcagatttttttctgttcccagtggagaaCCTCAGAAAAAGTGCCATGTGTCTGATGGGGACAGACGAGcgctgtccctggaagtagaagtattacatcatattttacccctttagcgcccaccctcaaatgagactatggTGTCCAATAGCAACTTAGAAACCACCATGACGTTAGTCTGTTACATCACTAAGCTTCAAACCAACTCGACTGACAAAAAATTTGTTAATGTCTGCAAGTGGAACAGATGGAACGCAAAGGTTCAATACCTCAACCGTTTGTACTCTGAATGTTCaacacctcaacagtttttttctCTGCATGTTCAATGCCTCAACAATTTGTTTACTGAATGTTCGATACCTCGAAGTTGTGTACTCTGAATTTTCAATAACTCAACGGTTTGTTCTCTGAATGTTCACTACCTCAACAAGAGCTGCCAACCATCCTGCATTGGGCAGGAGAGTCCCGGTATTTACCCTGTGTCAAGCTTCCCACATGAGTGTGCGTGGGGTGCCCATTAGTCCTACAGTTGTGTGGGTCCAGGCAGGACCATGGACTCCCCTAGTTAGGCTTCATGGCCACGCATGGGTGTCCCACAATGGTAAATCCAAATGTTGGCAGATATGCTCAACAGCTTGTTCTCTGAATATTCAATACCTAAACAGTTTGTTCTCTGAATGTTCACTACCTCAACAGTTTATTCTCTGAATGTTCAGTACCTCAGCGGTTTGTTCATTGAATGTTCAACACCTCAACAGTTTGTTGACTGAATGTTCAATAGCTCAACGGTTTGTTCTCTGAACGATCAATACTGCAAAGGTTTGTTCCttgaataatacaataacatgcttttggagggcccaaaatgacagatattcgccctcgtctaactcgggcgaatatctgtcattttgggggaTTGGGCATGGCCGtcaggactcagaaaatgcataccgcacaacaactgcatgttatttgcattattacataaaaagttggctcacttttaacttttgtcgtgttggctggtaccgcgctgctctccaaattcgccagtgcgtcctcatcaagctggttgctttggctgctgttcactgtcggactatccatgagaaaatcatctgtaatatccatattgggaccaacacacacttctcgccttttcatcttttcctctgcggacagttcttgggctgcgcgtgctatgatgtcatcagtttatgcacagtggacgggtattgggatacccgccgtTACTGCGGacaggtatggacaggtagcgtaaatgtaaatctatgctaccggcccagcaatgccccagtaagtgataataatgttcaATACCTCAACAGTTTGTTCTCTGAATGTTCAGGACCTCAACAGTTTGTTCTTTGAATGTTCAATACCTCAACAGTTTGTTCTCTGAAAGTTCAATACCTCAACAGTTTGTTCTCTGAAAGTTCAATACCACAATGGTTTGTTCTTTGAATGTTCAATACCTCAGCAGTTTGTTCACTGAATGTTCAATACCTCAACGGTTCATTCTCTGAATGTTCAATACCTCAATGGTTCATTCTCTGAATGTTCAATACCTCAACTGTTTTTCTGAATGTTCAATACTTCTACTGTTTTTTCTCTGAATGTTCAATATCTCAATGGTTCATTCTCTGAATGTTCAATATCTCAATGGTTCATTCTCTGAATGTTCAATACCTCAACAGTTTGTTCTCTGTATGTTCAATATCTCAGCCGTTTATTCACTTTGAAACCACCCTTTTAATCAAATAAAGTCCAACTTTCCAATCAGAGAGTCACGTTCTGTCAATCACAGATGATTGGGATTCAGACTGTGTTTCCACCATTCAGAGCTGTGATTGTATCTAGAGAACAGAACTATAGAAATAGTGCCTCAACTTTTGGCAAATGTCAGGACTTTTTGTGCCAACTCCCCCCACCCGCCCCAAAACTGCAGGGAACTAACAAACTAACTCCTCTGCGAGGCTTTTGTGATTGTGCCTGTCTGTATGTGTGGGTGGGTCTGTGTTTTCGAGTCAGCACGTACCAGCTTTCAATGCACTGACTGTGGATCTCAGTTTTCGGCTCACATTGATACTGCAGTTCAGTAAATGAAAACAGATGTTGGACAAAAGCTGAGTTTGTGTATACTGACCTGAGGGGCTGCATGTCTTTCGGAACATTACTGATTACTCCATAAAAATAGCTGCATCAACAGCATACCAACCTGACTTTGTCACCAACCCacacatttatatatacatacatacattcaggAGAATGtaacttgagtggtccagccagagcccagacctgaatctgattgaacatctctggagagatctgaaaatggctgtccaccgatgctccccatccaacctgatggagcttaagaggtgctgcgaagaggaataggcaaaactgcccaaagataggtgcaccaagcttgtggcatcatattcaagaagacctgaggctgtaattgctgccaaaggggcatcaacaaagtattgagcaaagggtgtgaatacttatgtacacgtgatttcttagttcactcactcactcactcactcactcactcactcactcactcactcactcactcactcactcactcactcatcttcaaccgcttactccaattaagggtcacggggagctggagtctatcccagcagtcatagggcgtgaggcggggtacaccatgcACAGGATgtgagtctgtcacagggccacatacagacaaacaaacacatttacacctacagacaatataaagtttccaatccatctaacctgcatgtttgtggatgtgggaggaagccggagcacccagagggaacccacgcaaacatgcggagaagatgcaaactccacatcgagaggccacatgtgggaatcaatcccatgatcttcttgctgtggtaaccgtgctaaccactaagctaagaTGTTGCCCCAAtttcttgttttttacttttaataaattttccaaaaacaataaaaaaaattactaaacaaaacaaatttttttttcatgttgtcattatggggtgtggtgTGTAGAATTCgacgggaaaaaaatgaatttattccattttggaataaggctataagataataaaatgtagaaaaagtgaagcgctgtgaatattttccaggtaTAACGTATGGATGTACGTGGTTGCCATCATCAAAAGGACCTGGAACCCCAGTGACGTAATAACAAGAGAACTCTGCCCCCAGGAGAACTCCTGCCCAGGTTAAGAACTCAGGCTGGGTTAGAGGTTGGTAGAGTTAGCCCCAAGCCCAGTTTACACCTGGGGCCGAGTTTGCATCAGGACGACTTCTCGTGTATCCAATGACCATGACCTTTATCTTTGTCAAAATAAACCCTTTAGGGGCAATTCTGAGATTGAccgtcatccacatatcaagtttagAAGAAATGGGACAAAGAACTTGGGGGAAATAGGGGAACAAACCGACAGACAACTGTTGTTCAAATGATGTAGCAGAATATTAATGCATTCATATGCTGGATTTATGAAACGTTTCACTGAGATCAGTTATTCACTGTCATCGCAACAAATTATTATAGATTTTGGCTAAGAAAGCTGCTCTGAGCTCAGTGCCCATGAATGTGCTGACACCCACCTTTCTGCACATGGATGATGTCAGGAAAATTGGCCAAATGTCCTTTATAGAGGTCCAGCAGATCAGAAATGGGATCCAGATCCTGGCGTGGCTGCTCTGCAAAGTACTCGCCAATGGCCTCGTAGGCCTCGCCGGTGTATGCAATGGCCCGGTTTAGGCCCGCTGAGTAGGCCTGTTGATCCAGCTCAAACGCCTGTCCGAGGAGTTTGAAAGACTGCCCGACTTTCTGGTACTCCTTCTTGAAACCCGTCATTTGTTTTCGGGCAAAGTCGTTGATGGTGGTGTTCACGACTACAATGTTTTCGTCCATCTTCTTGGTGAATGTCTTAAAGGCTTCGATCTTGCACTCGATGTCCTGAAGGACCAGAGGCACAGCAGGCGTACTGAGAGAGAAAAGTGGGGAGAAAAAAACTTTAAACTAAAGACACTTTGTTAGTGATCGGTGTTGTCCAGCAGGTTATGTGTTCATTAGCTGGTttcgataaaaaataaaattttacacTGGATATCCTTTCGAAACTAAAGAGAAAAACCATGATATGCATGTTTTGATGGTGGAAGGATACCAGACACAAGGAAAACACCCTGCACAGAAAGCAAATGGGCAAAGGTGTACTTGAACCAATGACCTTCTTTTGGGGGTATATGCTAAGTACTGCACCACCAGGCTGCCCAGTTTATACAAAAACTAataaactgatttaaatgaaaCTTGATGGAGAGGTGAAGCAATGCCCAATAAAAGCCCCAGTAAATTTTGAATCCAGATTATGGGGGATATTCCAACTTTGATCCTTAATGCTGATCTGATCCTAATGGCTTGAGCTTGATTTCAGGATCAAAGCAATCAGCAGCCATGATCTAAGTTCAACTCTACAGATAAAAGGCCAGGAACTAATTCAATGATTAGTGATGAGGGCCAGTGCTCTGCCTCCAAAGTAATCAATCAAGCTTAATTCTGGTGATCAGGAAAGCTAGGACTCAAGATCAAAGTTTAACAtttaggatcaaagttcagctatAAGAATGAAACTTCAACTatcatgatcaaaggtcaggaacATGACCCAAGGCGGGTGATGAAGATTAAAGTTTATGATCAACATTAAGTGATGAAGTTCAAGATTACTGTAACTGATCAAGACCacagtcaggatcaaagtttcATAAAAGTATTTTGAATAGCTTTTCTATTCTACTTGATTCTCACTCATTGTCTCTCTGCTAATCATCTCAACGTCTTACCTGATGGTGAGGAAGAAATTGGCCCCAACCAGCTCATCCCGCTCTGCCTTCCTCTTGCCCTTTTTCCAGGCCTTCTCATCCGCGCTGCAAGTTAGGAAATGCTGAAAAACATCACAGTGTGCCAGCACGGGGTGACTCGTCATGTGgttcatccaccagatcagccctTTCCTCCTCTTGGAGATGAAGTCCTCTTCGAAGCGTCCGGTCGCCTGTTTCTCTGGCAGGTGAGGCACCGAGATGACCGGGAAACGCTCCACGAGCCGAGCGTACAGCCAGTCGAAGTGTTTATACCTGTGAGGAGGGAAGGAGGAAGAGCCGGGATCATTTGGTGCACGAGTAAAAAGGCTGATGGAAGATAAGTGAACATGAAGGAGGGAATTCTTGTGGAAAGAACTGAGGAGGAGTCAGGAACATTACAGCATTGCTAGCAACAACACCTTCTGAGGACTCTACTCTCCTTTGACAATTGCTTTTTATTCAGGAAGTACTTAAATTGTTTAGGAGAAATTAATAAGAATGAACAAGGCAGTCGTATTTGGAGTAACAAAAATTAACTGTATGCTTAATGTCGCAGTGAGCTGATGCTGGCAACGTTGTAATTGTTGGCATGTTACTGGCACAAAAACATTTCAAGAAATATGGTGAGCCATGTGTACCACTTTATGTCAACCCTGCATCGGTATTTGAAGCTGCATTCAGCATTTTTGTCATTACTCCATAATGCATTGTGGTATGGCAGGGCAGTCCTGGACTTGAGTACCACAAATCCAAATGTATTATTATGCATATTAGAgaagtgttttattatttttaaatattatttcaGATTTAGAATATTTATATAAATTATAAACtatttacagtattttctggagtataagtcacacttttttctaTCTGTGGAACTCACATGTTAACACATCATTTCCCTGGCAATAGGTTGAATAAGGAGCTCAGCATTGCACATGTGCATGCAACAGCATGTGCTGTTGCTTATCATAAGTACTTTTATATTCCAAAAAAGTAAGatagacaaataaatgtgctttggacaacatattggatgttatttgatgcagtgcGGACAAAAGAAATCATCATACAGACACGGAAGAAAaagtgaacagtggatttttgcaggaagccctcagcctGTGGTGTGGGCCATAAAGATTTTTAAATTCCGATTTGCCAGAAATTGACACTTGGGTTTCTTAATgaattgggggggtgggggggcagtggTCACCCTGGCCACCCTTGAGGAGTTGCCACAGTGCAGAGGGAATGTCAGAAAGGAAACAGGACATTCCTCAGGAGTAAAAGGACAAAGGGTcgcacagctgttttttttttgggggggggggggggttactggAACAATTGTGATCAACCACAGAAACAGAGGAAAACCAGGTTGGAGTGACGGATGGAGGAAGACGGGTGTACCTGCGGTTCACTTGTACGTTGGTGTGGGTCGGCATGAGGCCGTAGGACATGTAGCTCTTCATTCCTTTGAACTTGGTCTGCTTTGTGGGGTCGTCGATGGTGCAGGTGAACGGGTACGGATCCTCCTGCCACTCTGgcccgtgcttcccgatcaccacaCAGATCTTATCCCCATCCTTAACGAACGCCGAGGCCTCCCCCAGCAGGAAGGCCTCCCCTCCGGACTTGACGAAGGTGGAGAACCTGTTCAGGTTCCTCC is a window of Thalassophryne amazonica chromosome 17, fThaAma1.1, whole genome shotgun sequence DNA encoding:
- the LOC117529679 gene encoding sorting nexin-18-like, which codes for MALKARVLYDFTSENPGEISITENELVTLFSEEVLDGWLEGENSRGEAGLFPASYVEVIRDHITSTTTTNNSFSPKPKALTPPHATYMPSDPPRGLGAGGGGSFHTSHGSEDDWDDDWDDSSTATDETHGSSSGTPMHPVTTSLPGRHSGQQQQQQAKSSLTVGRNLNRFSTFVKSGGEAFLLGEASAFVKDGDKICVVIGKHGPEWQEDPYPFTCTIDDPTKQTKFKGMKSYMSYGLMPTHTNVQVNRRYKHFDWLYARLVERFPVISVPHLPEKQATGRFEEDFISKRRKGLIWWMNHMTSHPVLAHCDVFQHFLTCSADEKAWKKGKRKAERDELVGANFFLTISTPAVPLVLQDIECKIEAFKTFTKKMDENIVVVNTTINDFARKQMTGFKKEYQKVGQSFKLLGQAFELDQQAYSAGLNRAIAYTGEAYEAIGEYFAEQPRQDLDPISDLLDLYKGHLANFPDIIHVQKGALTKVKDCPKKEGELRDRCNIISCATLAEIQHFHRTRVRDFRAQMQHHLRQQIIFFQKITDKLQDALHQYDEEQ